Within Amycolatopsis sp. cg5, the genomic segment TGCCGCTCGCCGCGCCGGGCTGGCGGATCGGGCTCGCGGCGTTCGGCCTGCTGCTGTTCGGGTACGGCGTGGTCGTCTACAACGTCGCGCAGCTCAGCTTCCGCCAGGCGATCTGCCCCGACGGGATGCTGGGCCGGATGAACGCCAGCATCCGGTTCCTCGTCTACGGGATCCAGCCGATCGGCGGGCTGCTGGGTGGGGTGCTCGGCGAGCTGATCGGCGTGCGCGGCGCGCTGATCGCCGGTGCCGCCGTGCAGGCGTCGGCGGTGCTTTGGCTGCTCGTCTCGCCTATTCGAAAACTGCGTGACGTTCCGGAGCTTGTTAAGCCAAGCTGACGATCATGGCTTTACTTCGGCACGCGGACTTTCGCAGGCTCTGGGCGGGCGACAGCATCAGTCAGGGCGGGCAGTTCATCGGTGTCACGGTGGTCCCGTTGCTCGCGGCGACGGTGCTCGCCGCCACCCCGTTCCAGATGGGCTTGCTGATCGCCGCCGAGCAGGCCGCGTTCCTGGTGCTCGGCCTGCCCGCCGGGGTGTGGATCGACCGGATGCGCCGCAAGCCGGTGATGCTGGCTGCGGACTTCGCCCGCGCCGCGCTGTTCCTCTCGGTACCGGTGGCCTGGTGGCTCGGGGTGCTGACACTCACTCAGCTGATCGTGGTCGCGTTGCTGGCCGGGGCAGCGACCTTGTTCTTCGATGTCGCGTACCAGTCGTACCTGCCGACGTTGATCAGCCGTGACCACTTGATCGAGGGCAATTCCAAGTTGCAGGCGAGCAGCTCGGTGGCACAGGTGGCCGGACCCGGTCTCGGCGGCCTGCTGACCCAGCTGGCGGGCGCGGCCAATGCGGTTTTGGCCACCGGGCTCGGTTTTCTGGGCTCGGCGTGGTGCCTGCTGCGGATCAAGGCCGTCGAACCGCCGCCCGCACCCCACGAGAAGGCCAAGCTGCGCGTCCAGATCACCGAAGGCCTGAGGTTCGTCTTCGGCGAGCGGATCCTGCGCGCGATCACGATCTCGACGGCGACCGGCAGCTTCGGCAACGGGATCTTCTTCGCGGTGCTGATGCTGTTCCTGACCCGCACGCTCGCACTGACCCCCGCCGGGGTCGGCCTCGTGCTGGCCGTCGGCTCGGCGGGCGGCGTGCTCGGCGCGCTCACCGCGGGTTTCCTGAACCGGCGACTGGGCCCGTGCCGCGCGATCTGGCTGGTGACGGCGTGCACGTGGCCGTGCGGCCTGCTCAACGGGCTGGCGACGCCGGGCTGGCGCGTCGCCTTCGTCGTCGCCGGGTACGGGATCTTCTCCTACGGCATCATCGTCTTCAACGTCGCGAACGTCTCGTACCGGCAGACGGTCTGCCCCGACCGGATGCTCGGGCGGATGACCGCGAGCATCCGGTTCGTCGTCTGGGGCGTGTTCCCGCTCGGCGGCCTCGTCGGCGGCGTGCTGGGTGAGCTGCTCGGGATCCGCGGCACCATCATCGTGGGCACCGCGCTCTCAGCCGTGAGCGTGCTCTTCCTGATCTTCTCGCCGCTTCGCAAGATGCGAGACCTGCCAGAGCCGGTTACGCGTTAGCCCACCACTTCTCGTCCAGCTCGCCGCGGGCGACGATCTCGGCGGGGCCGGTCAGCGTCGAAGCGCCCTTCGAGATCGTCACCTGGACGACGCCGCCGGGGATTTCGACGGTCGCCGCGCCGGTGTCGGTGCCCGCGACGTGCAGGTGCGCCGCGACGGCCGCGACCGTGCCGGTGCCGCACGCCCGCGTCTCGCCGACGCCGCGCTCGTGCACGCGCATCTTGAGCACGTCGTCGGCCAGCGGGTTGATGAACTCGAGATTGACGCCCTCGGGGAAGAAGTCCTTGTCGAAGTCCGGCTGGTCACGCAGGTCGAGTGTGTCGACGTCGTCGTCGACCACCGACACCAGGTGCGGGTTGCCGACGTTCACCGCGACGCCGGAGAACGGCCTGCCCGCGACCATGGTCACCGAGGCGCCGATGATCGTCGCCGGTCCCATCTGGACGGTGACCGAGCGGTCCGGGTGCACCTGCACCGGCCGGTCGCCGGCGCGGGTGCCGACGATGAAGTCGCCCGTCACCAGGCCTTCGTCGACCAGGTAGCGCGCGAAGACGCGGACGCCGTTTCCGCACATCTCGGCGATCGAGCCGTCGGCGTTGCGGTAGTCCATGAACCATTCGCCGGCGGAGCTCTCGCCGATGGCCGTCGACCGCACCACGCGCAGGACACCGTCCGCGCCAAGGCCACGCTGCCGGTCACACAGCGCTGCCACCCTGGCTTCGGTCAGGTCCAGGCGGCCGTCGGGGTCGGGCAGCAGCACGAAGTCGTTCTGTGTGCCGTGCCCTTTGAGGAATGCGATGCCGCCCATGGCCGCAAGATTACTTGCCTGCCAATGTCAACACGCTGTCGGCCAGGTGACGATCGGCACCGCCGAACCAGTGGATCCGCTTGTCGCGGCGGAACCAGGACCGTTGCTTGCGGACGAACCTGCGGGTGGCGAGCGCGGTCGCGGCCGCGGCCGCTTCGTAGTCACCGTCCGTGTCCATCGCGGCCAGCACCTGCTGGTAGCCCAGCGCACGCGAGGCCGTCTTGCCCTCGCGCAGGCCGCGCTCGGCGAGCGCGCGGGTCTCGTCGACGAGCCCGGCCGCGAACATCCGCTCGACACGCAGGTCGACGCGCTCGTCGAGCTCGGCGACTTCGCGGTCCACGCCGATCATCAGCGTGTCGTAGCGCGGCGGCCCGGGTGTGGGCAGGTTCGCCGAGAACGGCTCGCCGGTGATCTCGATGACCTCGAGGGCGCGGACGATCCGGCGGATGTTGCCGGGCAGGATCGCCTCGGCCGCGACCGGGTCGGCCTTCGCGAGCCTGGCGTAGAGCGCCGGGGTGCCTGCTTCTTCGGCCTCGGCTTCGAGGCGCGAGCGGATCGCGGGATCGGTGCCGGGGAACTTGAGGTCGTCGAGCACGGCTTGGACGTAGAGCCCGGAACCGCCCGCGAGCACGGGGACGCGTCCGGCGTCGAGCAGCTTCTCGACGCACGCGCGGGCCTCGCGCTGGTACGCGGCGACGGACGCGGTCTCGGTCACGTCGAGCACGTCGAGCTGGTGGTGCTGGACGCCGCGGCGCTCGTCGAGCGTCATCTTGGCGGTGCCGATGTCCATGTCGCGGTAGAGCTGCATGGCGTCGGCGTTGATCACTTCGCCGCCCAGCGCGAGCGCGAGGTCGACGGCGAGATCGGACTTGCCGGTGGCCGTCGGGCCGACCACCGCGATCGGCCGGATCACCCGCGCTCCCAGACGGCGACGTGGTAGCCGACGCCGTGCGGCGCGCCGGTGTAGAGCAGCTCCGCGCGCCAGGACGCGCCGTCGGCGAGCCCGGCGAGCACCTGCCACGGCACGCGGCCGGTCACGCCGAGTTCGGCGCACAATCCGGGATCCAAGGCCTTCAAGGCTTCGACGTCGGCCTTGCCGAGCGCGGCGGCGATGGCCTCGTCGAAGCCGGGCGCGCGCTCGTCCTCGTTGCCGGGTGACCGTGGCCCGTGCCGGTTCGAGCCGTCGCCGAGCACGAGCAGGCCGGCGTCTTCGCTGTCGAGGCTCCTACCGAGGTCGGCGCAGTGGCCGGGGGTGGCGGTGGCGTCCACGACGCGGACTTCGACGGACTCGGCGCCCGCCTGCCCGCGCAACCAGCCGGCGATGAGGGCGGGCAACGGAAGTTCACCCGCCGGAGTGGAAGCCGCGGCGGCCGCCAGCGTGACGCCGACGTCGACGCCATAGCCGCGAAACGTGCCAGCTCCGGCCGCTGACACGGTTTGCTCGACGGGGCCCGCGGCGACGGCCAGCCAGCGTCCGCCCAGCGCACGGACCGCTGACAGGCAGGCTTCGCGCAGTTGAGCGGTCTCGGGGGCGGCACCGGCGGCGAGTTCGGGGACGAGCAACGGCGGCTGCGGCACCATTACCACTTGCGTGATCACGCCGTGCGACGTTACCTCCCCTTCCGGGAGTGGCCACCGCGGACGCTCCGTCACCAGTAGGATCACGTGCTCTAGGTAAAGCGTTCCAGTACCACTGCGGACCGTGAGCTGCTTGAATGCGGCAGAGGTTCGCATACCCGCACTACCCGGCCCCACGCCAGACGTGGGGCGCCCGCCCCGGCGGGCGTACAGGCGATAAGGAGCCTGCGATGGCCCAGGAGAACACGTCCACCGGTACCCCGGCACCGCACCCCGTGCCGCACGCAGTGAGCGGCGGGCACGCCGCTCCCCCGGTACCGCAAGCCGAGACCCATCCGGACCGGTGGGGCAGGGTGGACGAGGAGGGCACCGTCTACGTCACGACCGCCGACGGTGAACGCGCTGTCGGTGTCTGGCAGGCGGGTAGCCCTGACGAAGGACTCATCCACTACGCGCGCCGGTTCGACGACCTGCGCACCGAGGTCGAGCTGCTGGAGACGCGACTCGAGTCCGGCGCGGGCGACCCGAAGCACGCGCTGCAGAGCGCCACGCAGATGCGCGAGGGTCTCGCCGAAGCCGCCGTGGTCGGTGACCTGGCCGCGCTGGGCGCGCGGATCGACCACGTCATCGGGCACGCGGAGAAGGCGCTCGCCAGCGCGAAGGCCGAGCGCGAGGAAGCCCGCTCTGCGGCGATCAGCCGCAAGCAGGTCCTCGCCGAGGAGGCCGAGAAGATCGCGGCCGAGTCGACCCAGTGGAAGTCCGCCGGTGACCGGCTGCGCTCGATCCTCGACGAGTGGAAGGCCGTCAAGGGTGTCGACCGCAAGACCGACGACGAGCTGTGGAAGCGGTTCTCCAAGGCACGCGAGGCGTTCAACCGCCGCCGCGGCTCGCACTTCGCCGAGCTCGACAAGCAGCGCGCGACGGCCAAGCAGCGCAAGGAAGAGCTGATCGCCGAGGCCGAGAAGATCGCCGACTCCGACGACTGGGGCGACACCGCGGGCCGCTACAAGGACCTCATGGGCGAGTGGAAGGCCGCCGGCCGCGCGCCCAAGGACTCCGACGAGGCGCTGTGGCAGCGTTTCCGCGCCGCGCAGGACAAGTTCTTCGCCCGCCGCTCCGCGGTGTTCTCCGAGCGCGACGCCGAGTTCGGCGAGAACGCGTCCAAGAAGGAGGCGCTGCTCGTCGAGGCCGAGAAGATCGACCCCGCCGCCAACCTCGAGGCCGCCAAGAACCACCTGCGGCGCATCCAGGACCAGTGGGACGAGATCGGCAAGGTCCCGCGCGAGCGCATCCGCGAACTCGACGGACGCCTCAAGACCGTCCAGGACAAGATCAAGGACGCCGAAGAGACCAAGTGG encodes:
- a CDS encoding MFS transporter yields the protein MALLRHADFRRLWAGDSISQGGQFIGVTVVPLLAATVLAATPFQMGLLIAAEQAAFLVLGLPAGVWIDRMRRKPVMLAADFARAALFLSVPVAWWLGVLTLTQLIVVALLAGAATLFFDVAYQSYLPTLISRDHLIEGNSKLQASSSVAQVAGPGLGGLLTQLAGAANAVLATGLGFLGSAWCLLRIKAVEPPPAPHEKAKLRVQITEGLRFVFGERILRAITISTATGSFGNGIFFAVLMLFLTRTLALTPAGVGLVLAVGSAGGVLGALTAGFLNRRLGPCRAIWLVTACTWPCGLLNGLATPGWRVAFVVAGYGIFSYGIIVFNVANVSYRQTVCPDRMLGRMTASIRFVVWGVFPLGGLVGGVLGELLGIRGTIIVGTALSAVSVLFLIFSPLRKMRDLPEPVTR
- the dapF gene encoding diaminopimelate epimerase gives rise to the protein MGGIAFLKGHGTQNDFVLLPDPDGRLDLTEARVAALCDRQRGLGADGVLRVVRSTAIGESSAGEWFMDYRNADGSIAEMCGNGVRVFARYLVDEGLVTGDFIVGTRAGDRPVQVHPDRSVTVQMGPATIIGASVTMVAGRPFSGVAVNVGNPHLVSVVDDDVDTLDLRDQPDFDKDFFPEGVNLEFINPLADDVLKMRVHERGVGETRACGTGTVAAVAAHLHVAGTDTGAATVEIPGGVVQVTISKGASTLTGPAEIVARGELDEKWWANA
- the miaA gene encoding tRNA (adenosine(37)-N6)-dimethylallyltransferase MiaA, which produces MIRPIAVVGPTATGKSDLAVDLALALGGEVINADAMQLYRDMDIGTAKMTLDERRGVQHHQLDVLDVTETASVAAYQREARACVEKLLDAGRVPVLAGGSGLYVQAVLDDLKFPGTDPAIRSRLEAEAEEAGTPALYARLAKADPVAAEAILPGNIRRIVRALEVIEITGEPFSANLPTPGPPRYDTLMIGVDREVAELDERVDLRVERMFAAGLVDETRALAERGLREGKTASRALGYQQVLAAMDTDGDYEAAAAATALATRRFVRKQRSWFRRDKRIHWFGGADRHLADSVLTLAGK
- a CDS encoding class III extradiol dioxygenase subunit B-like domain-containing protein — its product is MITQVVMVPQPPLLVPELAAGAAPETAQLREACLSAVRALGGRWLAVAAGPVEQTVSAAGAGTFRGYGVDVGVTLAAAAASTPAGELPLPALIAGWLRGQAGAESVEVRVVDATATPGHCADLGRSLDSEDAGLLVLGDGSNRHGPRSPGNEDERAPGFDEAIAAALGKADVEALKALDPGLCAELGVTGRVPWQVLAGLADGASWRAELLYTGAPHGVGYHVAVWERG
- a CDS encoding DUF349 domain-containing protein gives rise to the protein MAQENTSTGTPAPHPVPHAVSGGHAAPPVPQAETHPDRWGRVDEEGTVYVTTADGERAVGVWQAGSPDEGLIHYARRFDDLRTEVELLETRLESGAGDPKHALQSATQMREGLAEAAVVGDLAALGARIDHVIGHAEKALASAKAEREEARSAAISRKQVLAEEAEKIAAESTQWKSAGDRLRSILDEWKAVKGVDRKTDDELWKRFSKAREAFNRRRGSHFAELDKQRATAKQRKEELIAEAEKIADSDDWGDTAGRYKDLMGEWKAAGRAPKDSDEALWQRFRAAQDKFFARRSAVFSERDAEFGENASKKEALLVEAEKIDPAANLEAAKNHLRRIQDQWDEIGKVPRERIRELDGRLKTVQDKIKDAEETKWRRTDPEAEARVAQFRERIAHFESQATKARAAGKERDAKKADEQAAQWREWLAAAEAAVADR